One Brachybacterium aquaticum genomic region harbors:
- the purS gene encoding phosphoribosylformylglycinamidine synthase subunit PurS, whose amino-acid sequence MPRVVVHVMPKPEILDPQGKAVAAALPRLGFEGIASVRQGKRFELEVEGEITDEVLASLREAATTLLSNPVIEDVVALEVEDA is encoded by the coding sequence ATGCCACGTGTCGTGGTCCACGTCATGCCCAAGCCGGAGATCCTCGACCCGCAGGGCAAGGCCGTCGCCGCCGCCCTGCCGCGGCTCGGCTTCGAGGGCATCGCCTCCGTGCGCCAGGGCAAGCGGTTCGAGCTCGAGGTCGAGGGCGAGATCACCGACGAGGTGCTCGCCTCCCTGCGCGAGGCCGCGACCACGCTGCTGTCCAACCCGGTGATCGAGGACGTCGTCGCCCTCGAGGTCGAGGACGCCTGA
- a CDS encoding MBL fold metallo-hydrolase, with product MKIRHLVHSCLLVELAGRRLLVDPGGFSGDAVRALGADGLAGLDAVLLTHQHPDHVDPALLAEVLRHSPDAEVIAEPETAAAITAADWEGGPVERERVMPLAAGETHRFAGAGGEEPLTLHAVGGRHAVIHPDIPRIGNCGLVLAAGDGPRLGITGDSLEPVAEFHGIDVLAFAVTAPWSKMAETIDFLRAVGPRLALPVHDAIVSPSGRPIYLRQSTNLAPEGTEVRDWPEDGIVEVGA from the coding sequence ATGAAGATCCGCCACCTCGTCCACTCGTGCCTGCTCGTGGAGCTCGCCGGCCGTCGCCTGCTCGTGGATCCGGGCGGCTTCAGCGGCGATGCGGTCCGGGCCCTCGGCGCCGACGGGCTCGCGGGCCTGGACGCCGTGCTGCTCACCCACCAGCACCCTGACCATGTCGATCCCGCCCTGCTCGCCGAGGTGCTGCGCCATTCGCCGGACGCCGAGGTCATCGCCGAGCCGGAGACCGCGGCGGCGATCACCGCCGCGGACTGGGAGGGCGGCCCCGTCGAGCGCGAGCGGGTGATGCCGCTCGCCGCGGGGGAGACCCACCGCTTCGCCGGCGCGGGCGGCGAGGAGCCGCTGACCCTGCACGCTGTCGGCGGCCGCCACGCGGTCATCCACCCCGACATCCCGCGCATCGGCAACTGCGGGCTGGTCCTCGCCGCCGGGGACGGGCCCCGGCTGGGGATCACCGGCGACTCCCTCGAGCCGGTCGCGGAGTTCCACGGCATCGACGTGCTCGCCTTCGCCGTCACCGCCCCCTGGTCGAAGATGGCCGAGACCATCGACTTCCTGCGTGCGGTGGGGCCGCGGCTCGCGCTGCCGGTGCACGACGCGATCGTCAGCCCCTCCGGCCGGCCCATCTACCTGCGCCAGTCCACGAACCTCGCCCCCGAGGGCACTGAGGTGCGCGATTGGCCCGAGGACGGGATCGTCGAGGTCGGCGCCTGA
- a CDS encoding phosphoribosylaminoimidazolesuccinocarboxamide synthase codes for MSTTPSSLNAPLVEAPQLPGWDHVVSGKVRELYVPAGTDPGSAEEVLVVATDRISAYDHSLQPGIPDKGRLLTGISVFWFEQLADVVPHHVLSATDVPDAVAGRALRCRGLDMVPLECIARGYLTGSGLADYRAGGSVGGHVLPQGLVEASRLDPAIFTPSTKAEAGDHDENITVAQAEDLLGTELTGQLQELTLAVYERARAIAGERGIILADTKLEFGRSRTDGTLLLGDEVLTPDSSRFWSADTYVEGRVQPSLDKQFVRDWLTSPASGWHKGSNTPPPELPEEVVAQTRARYVEAYERLTGTSF; via the coding sequence ATGAGCACCACCCCGTCCTCCCTGAACGCGCCCCTGGTCGAGGCGCCGCAGCTGCCGGGCTGGGACCACGTCGTCTCCGGCAAGGTCCGCGAGCTGTACGTCCCCGCCGGCACCGACCCCGGCAGCGCCGAGGAGGTGCTGGTGGTCGCGACCGACCGCATCAGCGCCTACGACCACTCGCTCCAGCCCGGCATCCCCGACAAGGGCCGACTGCTCACCGGGATCAGCGTGTTCTGGTTCGAGCAGCTCGCCGACGTGGTCCCCCACCACGTCCTGTCCGCCACCGACGTGCCGGACGCCGTCGCAGGCCGCGCCCTGCGCTGCCGCGGCCTGGACATGGTGCCGCTGGAGTGCATCGCCCGCGGCTACCTCACCGGCTCTGGCCTGGCGGACTACCGCGCCGGCGGCTCCGTGGGCGGGCACGTGCTGCCCCAGGGCCTCGTCGAGGCGTCCCGCCTGGACCCCGCGATCTTCACCCCCTCCACGAAGGCGGAGGCCGGGGACCACGACGAGAACATCACCGTCGCCCAGGCCGAGGACCTCCTCGGCACGGAGCTCACCGGGCAGCTGCAGGAGCTGACCCTCGCCGTGTACGAGCGGGCCCGTGCGATCGCCGGGGAGCGCGGGATCATCCTGGCGGACACGAAGCTCGAGTTCGGCCGCTCCCGCACCGACGGGACGCTGCTGCTCGGCGACGAGGTGCTCACCCCGGACTCCTCCCGCTTCTGGTCCGCCGACACCTACGTGGAGGGCCGCGTGCAGCCGAGCCTGGACAAACAGTTCGTGCGCGATTGGCTCACCTCCCCCGCCTCCGGCTGGCACAAGGGCTCGAACACCCCGCCGCCGGAGCTGCCCGAGGAGGTCGTCGCCCAGACCCGCGCCCGCTACGTCGAGGCGTACGAGCGACTCACCGGCACCAGCTTCTGA
- the purD gene encoding phosphoribosylamine--glycine ligase, producing MKILVIGSGGREHAIIRRLAADRPAPELHAAPGNPGIAQLATCHDVPLADLDGQVALARELDADLVVIGPEAPLVAGAGDRLREAGLAVFGPSADAARLEGSKSWAKEVMAAAGVPTAASVTVTDPAALGAGLDRVNPLGDVPFVVKADGLAAGKGVVVTTDRGEATAHAESVLAAGGQVVLEEYLDGPEVSLFCVSDGARVVPLAPAQDFKRALDGDEGPNTGGMGAYSPLPWAPEGLVDEVVRTVAQPTIDELAARGIPFVGVLYCGLALTSRGLRVVEFNARFGDPETQVVLERLASPFAPLLRDAARGELDTGTPLEWREDAAVTVVVASAGYPASARTGDPLTGLDEAEKLGAHVIHAGTALDADGALVSAGGRVLTVVGTGADLTAARELALAGAEAIGLEGSQHRTDIARAAAEGEVRA from the coding sequence GTGAAGATCCTCGTCATCGGCTCCGGAGGCCGCGAACACGCGATCATCCGTCGCCTCGCCGCCGACCGTCCCGCCCCCGAGCTGCACGCCGCCCCCGGCAACCCCGGGATCGCGCAGCTCGCGACCTGCCACGACGTCCCCCTCGCCGATCTCGACGGCCAGGTGGCGCTCGCCCGCGAGCTCGACGCGGACCTGGTGGTGATCGGTCCCGAGGCACCGCTGGTCGCCGGGGCCGGCGACCGCCTGCGCGAGGCGGGCCTTGCGGTGTTCGGTCCGTCGGCCGACGCGGCCCGCCTCGAGGGCAGCAAGTCCTGGGCGAAGGAGGTCATGGCCGCCGCGGGCGTGCCCACCGCCGCCTCCGTCACCGTCACCGACCCCGCCGCGCTCGGCGCGGGACTGGACCGGGTGAACCCGCTGGGCGATGTGCCCTTCGTGGTCAAGGCCGACGGGCTCGCCGCCGGCAAGGGCGTCGTGGTCACCACCGACCGCGGCGAGGCGACCGCGCACGCCGAGTCGGTGCTCGCCGCCGGCGGCCAGGTGGTGCTCGAGGAGTACCTCGACGGCCCCGAGGTGTCCCTGTTCTGCGTCAGCGACGGCGCCCGCGTGGTCCCGCTCGCCCCCGCGCAGGACTTCAAGCGCGCCCTGGACGGCGACGAGGGTCCCAACACCGGCGGGATGGGCGCCTACTCGCCCCTGCCGTGGGCTCCCGAGGGCCTGGTCGACGAGGTGGTGCGCACCGTCGCCCAGCCCACCATCGACGAGCTCGCCGCCCGCGGCATCCCCTTCGTGGGCGTGCTGTACTGCGGCCTCGCCCTCACCTCCCGCGGCCTGCGGGTGGTGGAGTTCAACGCCCGCTTCGGCGACCCCGAGACCCAGGTGGTCCTCGAGCGCCTCGCCTCCCCCTTCGCGCCGCTGCTGCGCGACGCCGCCCGCGGCGAGCTCGACACCGGGACCCCGCTGGAGTGGCGCGAGGACGCGGCGGTGACCGTGGTCGTCGCGTCGGCCGGCTACCCCGCGTCCGCCCGCACCGGCGATCCGCTGACCGGGCTCGACGAGGCGGAGAAGCTGGGCGCGCACGTGATCCACGCCGGCACCGCCCTGGACGCGGACGGCGCGCTGGTCAGCGCCGGCGGCCGAGTGCTCACCGTCGTCGGCACCGGTGCGGACCTCACCGCCGCCCGGGAGCTGGCCCTCGCAGGGGCCGAGGCGATCGGCCTGGAGGGCTCCCAGCACCGCACCGACATCGCCCGCGCCGCGGCCGAGGGTGAGGTGCGCGCATGA
- the truA gene encoding tRNA pseudouridine(38-40) synthase TruA, whose translation MPVDPLDPAPDAEAPAAPAPATAPAAVTAAAVVDPAHSTRASRGTARIRLDLSYDGTDFRGWATQPGERTVQGVLEEALGRIARVPVRVTVAGRTDAGVHARGQVCHLDLPRDVLATVPGRSDRSPGDALVTRLGGILPSDVVVHVAREVPPDFDARFGAQWRRYRYRLSDSPAAHDPLRRDVLRHRRRLDVAAMARASAPLLGEHDFLSYCRPREGATTVRELRELRWERPGEGRADEGLVVATVVADAFCHHMVRSLVGALLSVGEGRRPETWPAEILAARTRESATRDRAGAAPLCLPQGLTLDHVAYPPDEELAAWAARTRTLRGPLAPAVAEIGPPSTAEPA comes from the coding sequence ATGCCCGTCGACCCCCTGGACCCCGCCCCGGACGCCGAGGCTCCCGCCGCCCCGGCTCCGGCCACCGCTCCGGCTGCGGTCACCGCTGCGGCCGTCGTCGATCCGGCGCACAGCACCCGCGCGAGCCGCGGCACCGCCCGGATCCGGCTGGACCTCTCCTACGACGGCACCGACTTCCGCGGCTGGGCCACCCAGCCCGGGGAGCGTACCGTCCAGGGCGTGCTCGAGGAGGCCCTCGGCCGCATCGCCCGCGTGCCCGTGCGGGTCACCGTCGCCGGGCGCACCGACGCGGGCGTGCACGCTCGCGGCCAGGTCTGCCATCTCGACCTGCCCCGCGACGTGCTCGCCACCGTCCCCGGCCGCTCCGACCGCAGCCCGGGCGACGCGCTCGTGACGCGCCTCGGGGGGATCCTGCCGTCGGACGTGGTCGTGCACGTCGCCCGCGAGGTGCCGCCGGACTTCGACGCCCGCTTCGGCGCGCAGTGGCGCCGCTACCGCTACCGCCTCTCCGACAGCCCCGCCGCCCATGACCCGCTGCGCCGGGACGTGCTGCGCCATCGCCGCCGCCTCGACGTGGCCGCGATGGCGCGGGCGAGCGCCCCGCTGCTCGGCGAGCACGACTTCCTCTCCTACTGTCGCCCCCGCGAGGGCGCGACCACGGTGCGGGAGCTGCGCGAGCTGCGCTGGGAGCGTCCCGGTGAGGGCAGGGCCGACGAGGGCCTGGTCGTCGCGACCGTCGTCGCCGATGCGTTCTGCCACCACATGGTCCGCTCCCTCGTCGGCGCGCTGCTGTCGGTGGGGGAGGGGCGCCGCCCCGAGACCTGGCCGGCCGAGATCCTCGCCGCCCGCACCCGCGAGTCCGCAACCCGCGACCGGGCCGGCGCCGCACCGCTGTGCCTGCCGCAGGGCCTCACCCTCGACCACGTCGCCTACCCGCCGGACGAGGAGCTCGCCGCCTGGGCCGCCCGTACCCGCACCCTGCGCGGCCCGCTCGCCCCGGCCGTCGCCGAGATCGGCCCGCCCAGCACCGCGGAGCCGGCGTGA
- the rplM gene encoding 50S ribosomal protein L13, translated as MRTFTPKPGDVERSWYVIDATDVVLGRLASQAAQLLRGKHKPVFAPHVDAGDFVIIINADKVALTGNKRETKLAYRHSGYPGGLRGIPYSELLEKNPERAVEKAVRGMLPKNKLAEQQLKKLKIYSGSEHPHSAQQPVPFTIDQVAQ; from the coding sequence GTGCGTACGTTCACCCCGAAGCCCGGCGATGTCGAGCGTTCCTGGTACGTCATCGACGCAACGGATGTCGTCCTCGGCCGGCTCGCTTCCCAGGCTGCTCAGCTGCTGCGGGGAAAGCACAAGCCGGTCTTCGCACCCCATGTGGATGCGGGCGACTTCGTCATCATCATCAACGCGGACAAGGTCGCGCTGACCGGTAACAAGCGGGAGACCAAGCTGGCCTACCGCCACTCCGGCTACCCCGGCGGCCTGCGCGGCATCCCCTACTCCGAGCTGCTCGAGAAGAACCCCGAGCGCGCGGTGGAGAAGGCCGTCCGCGGCATGCTCCCCAAGAACAAGCTCGCCGAGCAGCAGCTCAAGAAGCTCAAGATCTACTCGGGCTCCGAGCACCCGCACAGCGCTCAGCAGCCCGTCCCCTTCACCATCGACCAGGTGGCGCAGTAA
- the rpsI gene encoding 30S ribosomal protein S9 — translation MTETTPESLETVTDESAPSSFTTESTGEAAVGAGQSAMEPGYGTGRRKQAIARVRLTPGSGQWTINGRTIEDYFPNKVHQQEINDPFTVLDLQGRFDVNVRLTGGGPSGQAGAVRLGVARALNQIDEENNRPTLKKAGFLKRDARVIERKKAGLKKARKAPQYSKR, via the coding sequence GTGACCGAGACCACCCCTGAGTCCCTCGAGACCGTGACCGACGAGTCGGCCCCCTCGAGCTTCACCACCGAGTCGACCGGCGAGGCCGCCGTCGGCGCCGGTCAGTCCGCGATGGAGCCGGGCTACGGCACCGGCCGTCGCAAGCAGGCCATCGCCCGCGTGCGCCTGACCCCCGGCTCCGGCCAGTGGACCATCAACGGCCGCACCATCGAGGACTACTTCCCGAACAAGGTGCACCAGCAGGAGATCAACGACCCGTTCACGGTCCTCGACCTCCAGGGCCGCTTCGACGTGAACGTCCGCCTCACCGGCGGCGGTCCGTCCGGCCAGGCCGGCGCCGTGCGCCTCGGCGTGGCCCGCGCGCTGAACCAGATCGACGAGGAGAACAACCGTCCGACCCTCAAGAAGGCCGGCTTCCTCAAGCGCGACGCGCGCGTCATCGAGCGCAAGAAGGCGGGTCTGAAGAAGGCCCGCAAGGCGCCGCAGTACTCCAAGCGCTGA
- a CDS encoding CoA transferase, with protein sequence MDPHPRRWWRCPLDVETLARGALERVRDAARNVAAARGAAVRIETSSALIAGSFASYEHLEVDGVAPVAWAELSGFFAAADGWVRLHGNYPHHAAVLERSYGIKDRDSLTTVLAGLDAAEIEQEVTAAGGIAAAVRERTAWEAEPQHAARSGHAWAEVHERGERRVLPGAPAGEAAEAPGLLAGVRVLDLTRVIAGPTATQLLACLGADVLRIDPPHRPEILAQHLSTGMGKRSAVADLRDAAQRDRVRGLAAEADVIVSGYRPGALDHHGLGVGDLEDLAPQAVIAVLSAWGDTGPWGSRSGFDSIVQAASGIAVACGSAERPGALPVQALDHASGHLIAAHVLSALADARARTLRVSLLGAAENLLALPAPPAQEPAALPVPRIQVRAGERPLLAVPPPLLVDGAMIGRDVGSYGASGLDSPPRKGTRDCCAIR encoded by the coding sequence ATGGACCCGCATCCGCGCCGCTGGTGGCGCTGTCCCCTCGACGTCGAGACCCTCGCCCGGGGCGCCCTGGAGAGGGTGCGGGACGCGGCCCGGAATGTCGCCGCAGCACGAGGTGCGGCGGTGCGGATCGAGACGTCGTCGGCGCTGATCGCCGGGTCCTTCGCCTCCTACGAGCATCTCGAGGTGGACGGCGTCGCCCCGGTCGCCTGGGCGGAGCTGTCCGGGTTCTTCGCCGCGGCCGACGGATGGGTGCGCCTGCACGGCAACTACCCCCACCACGCCGCGGTCCTGGAGCGGAGCTACGGGATCAAGGACCGGGACTCCCTCACCACCGTGCTCGCCGGCCTCGACGCCGCCGAGATCGAGCAGGAGGTCACCGCCGCGGGCGGGATCGCTGCGGCGGTGCGGGAGCGCACCGCGTGGGAGGCGGAGCCGCAGCATGCCGCGCGGTCCGGGCACGCCTGGGCCGAGGTGCACGAGCGCGGGGAGCGGCGGGTGCTGCCCGGGGCGCCGGCGGGGGAGGCGGCGGAGGCCCCCGGGCTGCTGGCGGGGGTGCGGGTCCTGGACCTCACCCGGGTGATCGCCGGGCCCACCGCCACCCAGCTGCTCGCCTGCCTCGGCGCGGACGTGCTGAGGATCGACCCTCCGCACCGCCCCGAGATCCTCGCCCAGCACCTCTCCACCGGGATGGGCAAGCGCTCCGCCGTCGCCGACCTGCGCGACGCCGCGCAGCGCGACCGGGTGCGCGGCCTCGCCGCGGAGGCCGACGTGATCGTCTCCGGATACCGCCCCGGCGCGCTGGACCACCACGGCCTCGGCGTCGGCGACCTCGAGGACCTCGCCCCGCAAGCGGTGATCGCGGTGCTCTCGGCCTGGGGCGACACCGGGCCGTGGGGGAGCCGGTCAGGGTTCGACTCGATCGTGCAGGCCGCCTCCGGGATCGCGGTCGCCTGCGGGAGCGCCGAGCGGCCCGGGGCGCTGCCGGTCCAGGCCCTCGACCACGCGAGCGGGCATCTGATCGCCGCGCACGTCCTCTCCGCCCTCGCCGACGCCCGCGCCCGCACCCTCCGGGTGAGCCTGCTCGGCGCCGCCGAGAACCTGCTGGCCCTGCCCGCCCCGCCCGCGCAGGAGCCGGCGGCGCTTCCGGTGCCGCGCATCCAGGTCCGCGCCGGGGAGCGACCGCTCCTCGCCGTGCCGCCGCCGCTGCTGGTGGACGGAGCGATGATCGGTCGGGACGTGGGGAGCTATGGGGCGAGCGGGCTCGACTCGCCTCCCAGGAAGGGGACCCGGGACTGCTGCGCGATCAGGTGA
- a CDS encoding DEAD/DEAH box helicase, producing MSEPVLLPRLLPSAISHHVGDRTAGRSLAAARAGRVSELTWDAATQTVAATVTDEAPAGATSSSSRTAGSTGAAGYAGTAGSTGTAGSSPGTPSPVAHRTEVVLEEYEEDSVTIRFQRPGPGGLWRPRASRCDCEAAEACVHAGAVLYRVNDLAARAASENPPAEWRTVLRPLLRGGSSADGGGRGASSAARASSALPKPLALRVDLEAATSSAGASRHHREVATPAHLEAGAELWLGLRPVTRGRKGLWIKGDLSWRSFEFRLAGREYDPVQGEALTRLFAAASVERSYTSGAVDHLWLNTITSPLLWQALAHARDAGVELLPGSGLASIELASSGEAGLDLHADETTGDLQVAARVAIDGETLPGARLLGACGVLEASAAADEDLLTARIAPLATAVPRDLRPLLHRREPLVVPAADRETFLEVAYPKLRALSSMTSVDGSVELPAARRPTLHLTAAYADGDRLSLRWSWQYHDPDRRLPIDQRQGTRRDVDHEDAVIAEAMTLWPHQPSDAATLLGGTDTAEFTEKVLDALEALDHVEVEVTGTRHAYRELDGAPNVRITQHASPGKNDWFDLGFDITIEGRQIPFPSLFVALARGRDKLLMPDRTYFSLDHPAFDTLRALIREGEALSEWEPERQRISRFQVGLWDELAEAADEATASREWTTTVGRLKALGDTPVPPLPTGLDADLRPYQREGYAWLTLLFSQQLGGILADDMGLGKTVQTLALIAHAREQEPEAPPFLVVAPASVLPVWRREAERFTPGLDVRVLEGASASRGGRDGADMDGADLVVTSYAVLRLDEELFASRSFQGLVLDEAQFVKNRRSRTHRAAQGVRAGFRLAITGTPMENSLDDLWAISDLVAPGLLGSSIGFRKLYTLPIASGEAPDRMAQLRRRIRPFLLRRTKELVAKELPPKHEEVLTVTLSPEHRAVYDSVLQRERKKVLGLIDTDLDRSRFIVFRSLTLLRMMALDPALVDGEEYADVPSSKLEALFDRLEEVIGDGHRVLLFSQFTSYLDRVAAELDRRGITYAHLDGSTRDRDAAVSGFRDGDAPVFLISLKAGGFGLTLTEADYVFLLDPWWNPAAENQAVDRAHRIGQDRTVMVYRMIAEDTIEEKVLALQRRKAELFDALTDDGRAFRSAVTAEDLRELLN from the coding sequence ATGTCCGAGCCTGTCCTCCTCCCCCGTCTGCTGCCCTCGGCGATCAGCCACCACGTGGGCGATCGCACGGCGGGGCGTAGCCTCGCCGCCGCCCGCGCCGGACGGGTGTCCGAGCTGACGTGGGATGCGGCCACGCAGACCGTCGCCGCGACCGTCACCGACGAGGCCCCCGCAGGCGCCACTTCGAGTTCGTCCCGCACGGCGGGCTCCACCGGCGCAGCGGGCTACGCCGGCACTGCAGGTTCCACCGGCACCGCAGGCTCCTCCCCCGGCACCCCGAGCCCCGTCGCCCACCGCACGGAGGTGGTCCTCGAGGAGTACGAGGAGGACTCGGTCACGATCCGCTTCCAGCGCCCGGGCCCGGGCGGGCTGTGGCGGCCGCGCGCCTCCCGCTGCGACTGCGAGGCCGCCGAGGCGTGCGTGCACGCGGGCGCCGTGCTGTACCGGGTGAACGACCTGGCCGCCCGGGCGGCGAGCGAGAACCCGCCGGCGGAGTGGCGCACGGTGCTGCGGCCGCTGCTGCGCGGCGGGTCGTCGGCCGACGGGGGCGGGCGCGGGGCGTCGTCGGCCGCCCGCGCCTCCTCCGCGCTCCCGAAGCCGCTCGCCCTGCGGGTCGATCTCGAGGCGGCGACCTCGTCGGCCGGGGCGTCCCGCCACCACCGCGAGGTGGCGACCCCCGCGCACCTGGAGGCCGGGGCGGAGCTGTGGCTGGGGCTGCGCCCGGTGACCCGCGGCCGCAAGGGGCTGTGGATCAAGGGGGACCTGTCCTGGCGCAGCTTCGAGTTCCGCCTGGCCGGGAGGGAGTACGACCCGGTCCAGGGCGAGGCGCTGACCCGCCTGTTCGCCGCGGCCAGCGTGGAGCGCTCCTACACCTCCGGCGCGGTCGACCACCTGTGGCTGAACACGATCACCTCCCCGCTGCTGTGGCAGGCGCTCGCCCATGCCCGGGACGCCGGGGTGGAGCTGCTGCCGGGCAGCGGGCTCGCCTCGATCGAGCTCGCCAGCAGCGGCGAGGCGGGTCTGGACCTGCACGCCGACGAGACCACCGGCGACCTGCAGGTCGCCGCGCGGGTCGCAATCGACGGGGAGACCCTGCCGGGGGCGCGGCTGCTCGGCGCGTGCGGGGTGCTCGAGGCGTCCGCCGCGGCCGACGAGGACCTGCTGACCGCGCGCATCGCCCCGCTCGCCACCGCCGTGCCGCGGGACCTGCGCCCGCTGCTGCACCGACGGGAGCCGCTCGTGGTGCCCGCCGCGGACCGCGAGACCTTCCTCGAGGTCGCCTACCCGAAGCTGCGCGCGCTCAGCAGCATGACCAGCGTGGACGGCAGCGTCGAGCTGCCTGCGGCACGCCGCCCCACCCTGCACCTGACCGCCGCCTATGCCGACGGGGACCGGCTGTCCCTGCGCTGGTCCTGGCAGTACCACGACCCCGACCGGCGCCTGCCGATCGACCAGCGCCAGGGCACGCGCCGCGACGTGGACCACGAGGACGCGGTGATCGCCGAGGCGATGACGCTGTGGCCCCATCAGCCCTCGGACGCCGCGACCCTGCTCGGCGGCACCGACACCGCCGAGTTCACCGAGAAGGTGCTGGATGCGCTGGAGGCGCTGGACCACGTGGAGGTCGAGGTCACCGGCACCCGCCACGCCTACCGCGAGCTCGACGGCGCCCCGAACGTGCGGATCACCCAGCACGCCTCCCCCGGGAAGAACGACTGGTTCGACCTCGGCTTCGACATCACGATCGAGGGGCGGCAGATCCCGTTCCCGAGCCTGTTCGTGGCCCTCGCCCGCGGGCGCGACAAGCTGCTCATGCCGGATCGCACCTACTTCTCCCTGGACCACCCCGCCTTCGACACCCTGCGCGCCCTGATCCGCGAGGGCGAGGCGCTCTCGGAGTGGGAGCCGGAGCGCCAGCGCATCTCCCGCTTCCAGGTGGGTCTGTGGGACGAGCTCGCCGAGGCGGCCGACGAGGCGACCGCCTCGCGGGAATGGACCACGACCGTCGGCCGGTTGAAGGCGCTCGGCGACACCCCGGTCCCGCCGCTGCCGACGGGGCTCGACGCCGACCTGCGCCCCTACCAGCGCGAGGGCTACGCGTGGCTCACGCTGCTGTTCTCCCAGCAGCTCGGCGGGATCCTCGCCGACGACATGGGCCTGGGCAAGACGGTCCAGACCCTGGCGCTCATCGCCCACGCCCGGGAGCAGGAGCCCGAGGCGCCGCCGTTCCTCGTGGTCGCCCCGGCCTCGGTGCTGCCGGTGTGGCGCCGGGAGGCGGAGCGGTTCACCCCGGGGCTGGACGTGCGGGTCCTGGAGGGCGCCTCCGCCTCCCGCGGCGGCCGCGACGGCGCCGACATGGACGGTGCGGACCTCGTGGTGACCAGCTACGCGGTGCTGCGCCTGGACGAGGAGCTGTTCGCCTCCCGCTCCTTCCAGGGGCTCGTGCTGGACGAGGCGCAGTTCGTGAAGAACCGCCGCTCGCGCACCCACCGCGCCGCACAGGGGGTGCGCGCCGGGTTCCGCCTGGCGATCACGGGCACCCCGATGGAGAACTCGCTGGACGACCTGTGGGCGATCAGCGACCTGGTCGCGCCCGGTCTGCTGGGCTCCTCGATCGGGTTCCGCAAGCTGTACACCCTCCCCATCGCCTCCGGCGAGGCGCCGGACCGCATGGCGCAGCTTCGCCGGCGGATCCGTCCCTTCCTGCTGCGCCGCACCAAGGAGCTGGTCGCGAAGGAGCTGCCCCCGAAGCACGAGGAGGTGCTCACGGTGACGCTGTCGCCGGAGCACCGCGCGGTGTACGACTCGGTGCTGCAGCGCGAGCGGAAGAAGGTGCTGGGCCTGATCGACACGGACCTGGACCGCTCCCGCTTCATCGTGTTCCGCTCCCTCACGCTGCTGCGGATGATGGCGCTGGACCCGGCGCTGGTGGACGGCGAGGAGTACGCCGACGTGCCCAGCTCCAAGCTCGAGGCGCTGTTCGACAGGCTCGAGGAGGTGATCGGCGACGGCCACCGGGTGCTGCTGTTCAGCCAGTTCACCAGCTACCTCGACCGGGTCGCCGCCGAGCTCGACCGGCGCGGGATCACCTACGCGCACCTGGATGGCTCGACGCGGGACCGCGACGCGGCCGTCAGCGGCTTCCGCGACGGCGACGCGCCGGTGTTCCTCATCTCCCTGAAGGCCGGCGGCTTCGGACTGACCCTCACCGAGGCGGACTACGTGTTCCTGCTGGACCCGTGGTGGAACCCCGCCGCGGAGAACCAGGCCGTCGACCGCGCCCACCGCATCGGCCAGGACCGCACCGTGATGGTGTACCGGATGATCGCCGAGGACACCATCGAGGAGAAGGTCCTCGCCCTCCAGCGCCGCAAGGCCGAGCTGTTCGACGCCCTCACCGACGACGGTCGAGCCTTCCGCAGCGCCGTCACCGCGGAGGATCTGCGCGAGCTGCTGAACTGA